The following proteins are encoded in a genomic region of Sneathiella marina:
- a CDS encoding class II 3-deoxy-7-phosphoheptulonate synthase: MSKNWTPESWRQKSIRQVPTYLDAARLQAVEGDLKNFPPLVFAGEARSLKAKLGEVAAGRGFLLQGGDCAESFAEFHPNNIRDTFKVLLQMAVVLTFGSNVPVVKVGRLAGQFAKPRSADTETIDGVELPSYRGDIINGFDFTPEARIPDPERMLKAYSQAASTLNLLRAFSQGGYADLHQVHRWNMGFVASGEQGARYQEMADRIHDALAFMEACGVTSENTPEMGRTDFYTSHEALLLQYEQSLTRVDSTSGDYYDTSAHMLWIGDRTRDPDEAHVEFLSGVANPIGVKAGPSQDPDTLIRLIDTLNPTNEAGRMTVICRFGADNVDKHLPALIRKVEQEGRSVVWSCDPMHGNTIKSSTGYKTRPVDRIMTEVSQFFDVHQAEGTYAGGVHFEMTGQDVTECIGGAFEVTEERLSDRYHTACDPRLNANQALELAFLISEMIKKERGGRGAIAAAS, from the coding sequence ATGTCGAAGAATTGGACACCTGAGAGCTGGAGACAAAAATCTATCCGCCAGGTGCCGACATATTTGGATGCGGCACGACTTCAGGCGGTAGAAGGGGATTTGAAAAATTTTCCACCGCTGGTTTTTGCCGGTGAGGCCAGAAGCTTGAAAGCGAAACTCGGCGAAGTGGCCGCAGGCCGTGGTTTTCTTCTTCAAGGGGGCGATTGCGCAGAAAGCTTTGCGGAATTTCATCCCAACAATATTCGTGACACTTTTAAAGTGTTGTTGCAGATGGCCGTCGTCCTGACTTTTGGATCCAATGTTCCCGTAGTCAAGGTCGGCCGCCTCGCGGGTCAGTTCGCCAAGCCACGGTCTGCTGATACGGAAACAATCGATGGTGTCGAACTCCCGAGTTACCGCGGTGATATCATCAACGGTTTTGATTTTACACCGGAAGCCCGTATCCCAGATCCGGAACGGATGCTCAAAGCCTATTCTCAAGCCGCGTCAACTCTTAATCTGCTGCGGGCTTTCTCGCAAGGCGGTTACGCTGATTTGCATCAGGTTCACCGCTGGAACATGGGATTTGTGGCAAGTGGTGAGCAAGGCGCCCGGTATCAGGAAATGGCAGATCGTATCCATGATGCACTGGCCTTCATGGAAGCTTGTGGTGTTACTTCGGAAAATACGCCGGAAATGGGTCGGACAGATTTCTATACATCCCACGAAGCTTTACTGCTGCAATATGAACAGAGCCTGACCCGCGTTGATAGCACTTCCGGTGATTATTATGACACATCTGCTCATATGCTTTGGATCGGTGATCGGACACGGGACCCGGACGAGGCGCATGTAGAGTTCCTGTCCGGTGTTGCCAACCCGATTGGTGTCAAGGCGGGACCGTCTCAGGACCCGGATACACTCATCCGTCTGATAGATACGTTAAATCCAACCAATGAAGCTGGACGTATGACCGTCATCTGTCGCTTCGGAGCGGACAATGTGGATAAGCATTTACCGGCGTTGATCCGTAAAGTGGAGCAGGAGGGCCGTTCTGTGGTCTGGTCCTGTGATCCAATGCATGGCAATACCATCAAATCTTCGACTGGATATAAGACACGTCCTGTCGATCGGATTATGACGGAAGTCAGTCAGTTCTTTGATGTCCATCAGGCAGAGGGAACTTATGCGGGCGGCGTCCATTTTGAAATGACAGGCCAAGATGTAACGGAATGTATCGGCGGTGCTTTTGAAGTGACAGAAGAACGGTTGAGCGATCGCTATCACACAGCTTGTGATCCGCGGCTGAATGCAAATCAGGCTCTTGAGCTTGCTTTCCTTATCTCGGAAATGATCAAAAAGGAAAGGGGCGGTCGAGGCGCCATTGCGGCTGCTTCATAA
- a CDS encoding MFS transporter, whose amino-acid sequence MYSAVINSWPLLLGIGLLMLGNGLQGSLVGIRASLEGFPSATTGFIMSGYYAGFLFGSYITPKILINVGHVRVFAALASLASSAALLYVVFVDPIVWGFMRLITGFSYAGLYIVCESWLNDVATNETRGQLLSVYMIIMMAGLAFGQFFLNIADPGGFTLFVVISVLVSLALIPLALTAAPAPNFMQITRLSLRKLYKISPLGVVGMTAQGTIAGAFYGMAAVYGDKIGLSIVQISTFISIVVFSGVLLQWPIGKLSDKFDRRQVILVTTVLSGAAAIFAMLAAENDLLLYFLLGAGLFGGFSVPLYSLCIAHTNDYLEPSDMVAASSGLMLVNGIGAVFGPIIVGQLMSTVGTYIFFGLIAAGHLGIGVFALMRMMINTSAPLEYQSDFVAMPMRAGHAAAAMNPETEEWEEEPEEEELLPEQPEDEEEVPELMDDGPALGTPNP is encoded by the coding sequence ATGTACTCCGCAGTTATAAATTCGTGGCCACTCCTTTTGGGGATCGGCCTTCTCATGCTAGGGAACGGCCTGCAAGGCAGTCTTGTGGGAATCCGCGCGTCTTTGGAAGGCTTTCCGTCGGCGACCACTGGATTTATCATGTCCGGTTACTATGCGGGCTTCCTATTTGGGTCCTATATTACCCCTAAAATTCTTATAAATGTCGGGCATGTGCGGGTATTCGCCGCTCTGGCATCGCTGGCATCTTCTGCGGCCCTGCTTTATGTGGTGTTCGTTGATCCCATCGTTTGGGGGTTTATGCGGCTGATTACCGGTTTTTCCTATGCGGGATTATATATTGTTTGCGAAAGTTGGCTCAATGATGTGGCAACCAACGAGACGCGAGGCCAGCTGCTGTCTGTCTACATGATCATCATGATGGCCGGCTTGGCCTTTGGGCAGTTTTTCCTCAATATCGCGGATCCGGGCGGTTTTACCTTATTCGTGGTGATTTCTGTTCTTGTGTCTTTAGCGTTAATTCCGCTTGCCCTGACTGCCGCACCGGCCCCCAACTTTATGCAGATTACGCGGCTAAGCCTCCGTAAACTTTATAAAATCTCACCCCTCGGAGTTGTTGGAATGACAGCGCAGGGAACCATCGCAGGTGCATTTTATGGGATGGCTGCGGTTTACGGCGATAAAATTGGCCTTTCAATCGTCCAGATTTCGACTTTTATCAGTATCGTCGTTTTTTCCGGTGTGCTGCTGCAATGGCCGATCGGAAAGCTGTCTGACAAATTTGATCGCCGTCAGGTTATTCTTGTCACAACGGTGTTAAGCGGTGCGGCAGCTATTTTTGCCATGCTTGCCGCTGAAAATGACTTGTTGTTGTATTTCCTGTTGGGGGCCGGACTGTTTGGCGGATTTTCAGTACCGCTTTACTCGCTTTGTATCGCCCACACAAATGATTACCTGGAACCTTCCGATATGGTTGCAGCCAGTAGCGGACTGATGTTGGTAAATGGTATCGGCGCGGTATTCGGACCTATTATTGTCGGGCAACTGATGTCCACTGTAGGAACCTATATATTCTTCGGCTTGATTGCGGCCGGTCATCTTGGAATCGGCGTTTTCGCTCTAATGCGGATGATGATAAATACTTCTGCGCCGCTTGAATATCAAAGTGACTTTGTTGCAATGCCCATGCGTGCTGGTCATGCAGCTGCCGCCATGAACCCGGAAACGGAAGAATGGGAAGAAGAGCCCGAAGAAGAGGAGCTTTTGCCGGAACAGCCCGAAGATGAGGAGGAAGTTCCCGAATTGATGGATGATGGCCCTGCTTTAGGGACCCCTAATCCCTGA
- a CDS encoding NAD+ synthase — MTDQLKIALAQANPILGNIAGNIQLAKEFREEAESLGADLVVYPELFLSGYPPEDLVLKPAFQRAAQAAINELAELTLDGGPAMLMSAPLMEDSKLYNAVCLLEDGKVSAMRFKNKLPNYGVFDEMRVFESGPLPGPIPFKGVRLGVMICEDMWFSDVAECLEETGAEILIVPNGSPYDHNKSDERLNYAVERVSETGLPLIYVNQIGGQDELVFDGASFVLNTDRSLPVQMASWKEGLVVTDWQRDESDGWSCATTEIIDPGTSLERMYHAMVLGLKDYVEKNRFPGVVLGLSGGIDSALSAAVAVDALGPDRVHCVMMPSKYTSPESLDDAAECARLLGTRLDTISIVPAVDAFDVMLKDVFEGQEPDITEENIQSRARGMALMALSNKLGSMVLTTGNKSEMSVGYATLYGDMCGGYSVLKDVYKTICFDLSDWRNTHYSPVFKGPDGAVMPQNVISKPPTAELRENQKDEDSLPPYDILDGILSGLVEEEKSFAELVADGYEASTISRIQNLLYIAEYKRRQSPPGVKISTRNFGRDRRYPITNGFRDNR; from the coding sequence ATGACTGATCAATTGAAAATCGCCCTCGCGCAAGCCAACCCGATATTGGGAAATATTGCCGGGAACATCCAGTTGGCTAAAGAATTCCGTGAGGAAGCTGAATCTCTTGGCGCTGACCTAGTTGTTTATCCCGAGCTGTTTTTATCCGGCTACCCGCCGGAGGACCTGGTGTTGAAACCAGCCTTCCAGCGGGCTGCACAAGCCGCCATCAATGAACTCGCCGAATTAACCCTTGATGGAGGGCCGGCCATGTTGATGTCTGCCCCCCTGATGGAGGATAGCAAACTGTATAATGCTGTCTGCCTGTTGGAAGACGGGAAAGTCAGTGCCATGCGGTTCAAGAATAAATTACCCAATTACGGGGTATTCGATGAAATGCGGGTATTCGAATCCGGCCCGCTACCCGGACCCATCCCTTTTAAAGGCGTACGCCTGGGTGTGATGATTTGTGAAGATATGTGGTTTTCCGATGTTGCGGAATGCCTCGAGGAAACCGGCGCGGAAATTCTCATCGTTCCCAATGGCAGCCCATATGATCATAACAAGTCTGATGAACGGCTGAATTATGCGGTTGAACGAGTATCCGAAACAGGGCTGCCCTTGATATATGTTAATCAGATTGGTGGCCAAGACGAGCTGGTATTTGATGGTGCGTCTTTTGTACTGAACACGGATCGATCCCTGCCTGTACAGATGGCAAGCTGGAAAGAAGGATTAGTTGTCACTGACTGGCAGCGGGATGAGAGTGATGGCTGGTCCTGTGCTACCACGGAGATCATTGACCCGGGTACTTCGCTCGAACGGATGTATCACGCAATGGTTCTTGGATTGAAAGATTATGTGGAGAAGAACCGCTTTCCAGGTGTTGTTCTTGGTCTTTCTGGAGGAATTGACAGCGCCTTGAGCGCCGCAGTCGCCGTTGATGCCTTGGGCCCTGATCGGGTTCATTGCGTCATGATGCCGTCTAAATATACATCCCCGGAAAGTCTGGATGATGCGGCAGAATGTGCACGGCTTCTTGGAACCCGCCTTGATACAATTTCCATCGTTCCGGCGGTTGACGCATTTGATGTGATGCTAAAGGATGTTTTTGAAGGGCAGGAGCCAGATATCACGGAAGAGAATATCCAGTCGCGGGCACGCGGTATGGCGTTGATGGCTTTGTCCAATAAACTGGGAAGCATGGTGCTGACCACAGGAAACAAATCCGAAATGTCTGTTGGCTATGCAACGTTATATGGTGACATGTGCGGCGGGTATTCTGTTTTGAAAGATGTTTACAAGACAATTTGTTTTGATTTGTCTGACTGGCGGAACACGCATTATTCACCGGTTTTCAAGGGTCCGGATGGCGCTGTGATGCCGCAAAATGTGATTTCCAAACCGCCTACTGCAGAGTTGCGTGAAAACCAGAAAGATGAAGATAGTTTGCCGCCTTATGACATACTCGACGGTATTTTGAGCGGGCTGGTGGAAGAGGAAAAATCTTTTGCCGAGCTTGTGGCAGACGGGTATGAAGCATCAACTATTAGCCGAATTCAGAATTTACTGTATATTGCAGAGTATAAGCGCCGACAATCGCCACCCGGTGTCAAAATTTCGACGCGCAATTTTGGCCGGGACAGACGGTATCCCATCACGAATGGATTTAGAGACAACAGATGA
- the gltX gene encoding glutamate--tRNA ligase, whose translation MTVKFRFAPSPTGYLHVGNARLALINWLSARKQGGGMVLRLDDTDQERSTEEYAEGIKEDLLWLGLEWSELKKQSDRSAAYTKAFEMLRDAGRLYPCYETGEELDYKRKRQLARKLPPVYDRAALDLKAEDVAAFEAEGRKPHWRFKLDQELISWIDLVRGKVEVDGASMSDPVLIRSDGRPLYHLPSVVDDIDFEISHVIRGEDHVSNTALHIQVFKALGADVPEFAHLPLLMGPDGGPLSKREGSQSLRELRESGIEPMTVNSLLARLGTSDNVEIRHTLADVVDGYDISHFSRAAAKFDPAELANLNAKLLHETNWQDVKDRIDVDGADETFWNAVRGNLTTLAEAREWWQIVSGPMTPAIEDEEFLLSAAEVLPDGELTIDSWKVWTTAVKEKTGAKGKALFMPLRLALTGKPRGPEMNSLLPLIGRDQIMARLTGNGA comes from the coding sequence ATGACTGTAAAATTTCGCTTTGCGCCCAGCCCGACAGGATACCTGCATGTGGGCAACGCCCGATTGGCGTTGATCAACTGGCTTTCTGCCCGTAAGCAGGGCGGCGGTATGGTGCTGCGCCTGGATGACACCGATCAGGAACGCTCAACCGAGGAATATGCCGAAGGCATCAAGGAAGATTTATTGTGGCTTGGTCTTGAATGGTCTGAGTTGAAAAAGCAATCTGATCGGTCCGCAGCTTATACCAAGGCATTTGAAATGCTGCGCGATGCCGGCCGTTTGTATCCTTGCTATGAAACTGGCGAAGAGTTGGATTACAAGCGTAAACGTCAATTGGCGCGTAAATTGCCGCCGGTTTATGACCGTGCTGCGTTGGATTTGAAGGCCGAAGACGTCGCTGCCTTTGAAGCTGAGGGGAGGAAACCCCATTGGCGGTTCAAGCTGGATCAAGAACTGATTAGCTGGATTGATCTGGTGCGCGGGAAAGTCGAGGTTGACGGAGCCAGCATGTCGGATCCGGTATTAATCCGTTCTGACGGTCGCCCGCTTTATCATTTGCCCTCTGTGGTTGATGATATTGATTTTGAGATTAGCCATGTTATTCGCGGTGAAGACCATGTGAGCAATACCGCGCTTCATATTCAGGTTTTCAAGGCGCTTGGTGCAGATGTGCCGGAATTCGCGCATTTACCGCTTCTGATGGGTCCTGATGGCGGACCTCTGTCAAAACGTGAAGGCAGTCAGAGCTTGCGCGAGTTACGAGAGAGCGGCATTGAACCCATGACTGTAAACAGCCTTTTGGCGCGGCTAGGCACATCGGATAATGTTGAAATTCGCCATACATTGGCTGACGTGGTTGACGGATATGACATTTCGCATTTCAGCCGCGCTGCCGCTAAATTCGATCCGGCGGAGCTTGCAAATTTAAATGCAAAGCTTCTCCATGAAACAAATTGGCAGGATGTGAAAGACCGCATAGATGTAGACGGCGCGGACGAGACTTTCTGGAATGCCGTTCGCGGCAACCTGACAACACTGGCTGAAGCCAGAGAATGGTGGCAGATTGTTTCTGGCCCCATGACGCCAGCAATCGAGGATGAAGAATTTCTATTGTCCGCGGCGGAAGTTCTTCCCGACGGAGAGTTGACAATTGACAGCTGGAAAGTCTGGACAACGGCAGTGAAAGAGAAAACAGGAGCGAAAGGTAAAGCGCTCTTTATGCCTCTTCGTTTGGCCCTGACAGGAAAGCCCCGAGGACCGGAAATGAACAGTCTTCTCCCGCTTATCGGACGGGATCAAATCATGGCGCGTCTCACCGGGAATGGCGCCTGA
- the cysS gene encoding cysteine--tRNA ligase produces MTLHLYNTAVRKKQEFVPITPGKVGMYVCGPTVYDLAHIGNARPVVIFDVLARLLRHLDYDLTYVRNITDVEDKIITAAEANNESIDELTKRTTDAYHADMAALNAEAPDLEPRATEHIEGMVEMIQTLIDKGNAYAAEGHVLFDVPSMPDYGKLSGRNRDDMIAGARVEVAPYKKDPADFVLWKPSTDDMPGWDSPWGRGRPGWHIECSVMSKATLGITFDIHGGGRDLIFPHHENEVAQSCCAHDGAEFARYWVHNGFLTVEGDKMSKSLGNFRTVRELLAEAPGEALRLNMLSAHYRQPLDWTSEGVKRSKTNLDRLYTALKNLENVTTTDTEIAPDVVSALNDDLNTPLALSALYSLAGAANKATDDAEKARIKGQLLGSGQLLGLLNQNPEDWFKSAGEGDMDVQEIENLIEKRKKAKSNKDFATADAVRTELANKGVILEDGPDGTSWKRA; encoded by the coding sequence GTGACGTTGCATCTTTATAATACTGCGGTTCGCAAAAAGCAGGAATTCGTGCCCATAACACCGGGCAAAGTCGGCATGTATGTTTGCGGTCCCACGGTGTATGACTTGGCACATATTGGCAACGCACGCCCGGTGGTGATTTTTGACGTGCTTGCACGTCTTTTGCGGCATTTGGATTATGACCTTACCTATGTGAGGAATATTACGGATGTCGAGGACAAAATCATCACAGCAGCGGAAGCCAATAATGAAAGCATCGATGAGCTGACGAAACGTACCACCGACGCCTATCATGCAGATATGGCCGCCCTGAATGCCGAAGCCCCGGATCTGGAGCCAAGGGCAACGGAGCATATCGAAGGCATGGTTGAGATGATTCAAACTCTGATCGACAAAGGGAACGCTTATGCAGCAGAAGGGCATGTCCTGTTTGATGTTCCCAGCATGCCCGATTATGGCAAGCTGTCGGGGCGCAATCGCGATGACATGATCGCCGGGGCCCGGGTTGAAGTGGCGCCGTATAAAAAAGACCCTGCCGATTTTGTGTTGTGGAAACCCTCTACGGATGACATGCCGGGGTGGGATAGTCCATGGGGCCGGGGCCGTCCCGGTTGGCATATTGAATGTTCGGTCATGTCCAAGGCCACGTTGGGGATCACGTTTGATATCCATGGCGGCGGACGGGACCTGATATTCCCACATCATGAAAATGAAGTTGCCCAAAGTTGCTGCGCACATGATGGTGCGGAATTCGCGCGCTATTGGGTCCATAATGGCTTTCTGACGGTCGAAGGCGACAAGATGTCAAAATCCCTTGGTAACTTCCGCACAGTCCGGGAATTACTTGCCGAGGCACCGGGAGAAGCCTTGCGATTGAATATGCTGTCAGCTCATTATCGCCAGCCTCTGGATTGGACATCGGAAGGTGTCAAGCGGTCGAAAACCAACCTGGATCGGCTCTATACAGCGCTGAAGAACTTGGAAAATGTAACCACAACAGACACTGAGATTGCACCGGACGTTGTCTCTGCCCTCAATGATGACCTGAATACACCGCTTGCCCTGTCTGCGTTATATTCCCTTGCAGGCGCTGCAAACAAGGCCACCGATGATGCGGAAAAGGCGAGGATAAAGGGACAATTACTGGGGAGTGGTCAGCTACTTGGTTTACTCAATCAGAACCCCGAAGACTGGTTTAAATCAGCGGGTGAAGGCGATATGGATGTGCAGGAAATCGAAAACCTAATAGAAAAACGAAAAAAGGCAAAGTCCAACAAAGACTTCGCGACAGCAGACGCGGTACGTACGGAGTTGGCAAACAAAGGCGTCATCCTGGAGGATGGCCCTGACGGGACCAGTTGGAAGAGGGCGTAA
- the cimA gene encoding citramalate synthase encodes MERERLYLFDTTLRDGAQTQGVDFSVEDKTNIAKALDKLGIDYIEGGWPGANPGDTAFFNNPPELQNATLTAFGMTRRPGRSVSNDPGLSAILDAKTPAVCLVGKSWDFHVDVALGITIEENLELISDSIAESVRQGREAMYDAEHFFDGYKANPEFALACLKAAYGAGARWMVLCDTNGGTLPDEVERIVTEVLEHIPGSHLGIHTHNDTENAVANTLMAVKAGVRQVQGTLNGLGERCGNANMMSLIPSLVLKEPFKSMVDTGITEEGLKSVTLVSRLLDDILNRSPNLHQAYVGDAAFAHKGGLHVSAVEKDPRTYEHIEPQIVGNKRHLLVSDQAGRSNILAQLREFGLELDPKDPKVDRMLEEVKEREFKGFSYDGALASFELMARRRMGLVPKYFDVESFRVQVERRHNARGEIVSVTDAVVKVMVDGERYLSVGEGNGPVNALDAALRKDLGKYSDYIDDLRLVDFKVRILTSGTEAVTRVLIESTDKSNKRWFTVGVSPNIVDASFAAMIDSITYKLYKAGAPASLQ; translated from the coding sequence ATGGAACGGGAAAGACTTTATCTATTTGACACAACGTTGCGCGATGGGGCGCAAACGCAAGGCGTGGATTTCAGTGTAGAAGATAAAACCAATATTGCTAAAGCGCTCGACAAACTCGGGATTGACTATATTGAAGGTGGCTGGCCCGGTGCCAATCCCGGAGATACGGCATTCTTCAACAATCCGCCGGAATTGCAGAATGCAACATTAACCGCTTTTGGCATGACCCGTCGACCAGGTCGCAGCGTTTCCAACGATCCTGGACTAAGCGCAATTCTGGACGCCAAGACGCCCGCAGTTTGCCTTGTGGGTAAAAGCTGGGATTTTCATGTTGACGTTGCACTGGGCATCACCATTGAGGAAAATTTGGAGCTTATTTCCGACAGCATCGCTGAATCTGTCCGTCAAGGCCGAGAAGCTATGTATGATGCAGAGCATTTCTTTGATGGGTATAAAGCAAATCCGGAATTTGCCCTGGCCTGTTTGAAGGCAGCGTACGGCGCGGGAGCGCGATGGATGGTGCTGTGCGATACCAACGGCGGTACGTTACCTGATGAGGTCGAGCGTATCGTTACGGAGGTTTTAGAACATATTCCCGGTAGCCATCTCGGTATTCATACACATAATGATACAGAAAACGCGGTTGCCAACACTCTGATGGCTGTTAAAGCCGGTGTTCGGCAGGTGCAAGGTACCTTGAATGGTCTGGGTGAGCGTTGCGGTAATGCAAACATGATGTCCCTGATACCGTCACTGGTCCTTAAAGAGCCGTTTAAATCCATGGTTGATACCGGGATTACAGAAGAAGGGCTTAAATCGGTAACGCTTGTATCCCGACTTCTCGACGACATTCTCAATCGCTCCCCCAATTTGCATCAAGCTTATGTAGGGGATGCTGCGTTCGCCCATAAAGGCGGCCTGCATGTCTCTGCGGTAGAAAAAGACCCGCGTACCTATGAGCATATCGAACCGCAGATAGTCGGGAATAAGCGGCATTTGCTGGTTTCCGATCAGGCAGGCCGGTCAAATATTCTGGCTCAACTTCGCGAATTCGGACTGGAACTGGATCCAAAGGATCCGAAAGTCGATCGTATGCTGGAGGAAGTAAAGGAACGGGAATTCAAGGGCTTTAGCTATGATGGTGCCCTTGCCAGTTTTGAGCTTATGGCGCGACGGCGAATGGGTCTTGTTCCCAAATATTTTGATGTGGAAAGTTTTCGGGTGCAAGTTGAGCGGCGCCACAATGCGCGTGGCGAGATAGTTTCAGTCACCGATGCGGTCGTCAAGGTGATGGTGGATGGCGAGCGTTATTTGTCAGTTGGCGAAGGAAATGGTCCGGTTAATGCGCTTGATGCGGCCTTGCGTAAGGATTTGGGGAAATACTCGGACTATATAGATGATCTTCGTCTGGTGGATTTTAAAGTGCGTATTTTGACGTCAGGTACAGAAGCGGTGACGCGGGTTTTGATCGAAAGCACGGACAAGTCCAATAAACGCTGGTTCACAGTTGGTGTTTCGCCCAATATCGTCGATGCGTCCTTTGCCGCCATGATAGACAGCATAACTTATAAGCTCTATAAGGCCGGCGCACCGGCTAGTTTGCAATAG
- a CDS encoding RNA methyltransferase: MSKTNQPVIILVEPQMGENIGASARAMLNFGLTELRIVKPRDGWPNERAVAMASRADRVLENARIFDTTAEAVADLQYVYATTARQRDVIKKTSTPNGAATDLRHQSQTGIATGILFGKESVGLSADDVTLADSLISVPLNPEFSSINLAQAVLLLGYEWFQAADDTPDHQILNKERPATKAELSYLFDRIERELDARGFFDPIINRKPVILRNMRTMFQRLGLMESDVRAFQGGVKGLSMKVKDKKNDGNHS, encoded by the coding sequence GTGTCTAAGACGAACCAACCGGTAATAATTCTGGTGGAGCCCCAGATGGGGGAGAATATTGGTGCCTCTGCCCGTGCCATGCTGAATTTTGGTCTAACAGAATTACGTATCGTCAAACCCAGAGACGGCTGGCCCAATGAGCGCGCCGTGGCGATGGCTTCGCGGGCGGATCGGGTGCTGGAGAACGCCAGGATTTTTGACACCACAGCCGAGGCCGTAGCGGATCTGCAATATGTTTATGCGACGACAGCCCGACAACGGGATGTGATCAAGAAAACATCGACACCCAACGGGGCTGCTACTGATCTTCGACATCAATCTCAAACGGGTATTGCAACAGGGATTTTGTTCGGAAAAGAAAGTGTCGGACTGTCTGCCGATGATGTGACTCTGGCCGATAGCCTGATTTCAGTTCCGTTAAATCCGGAATTTTCATCGATTAATTTGGCCCAAGCTGTTCTGCTGTTAGGGTACGAATGGTTTCAGGCGGCAGACGACACGCCTGATCATCAAATACTGAATAAGGAACGGCCAGCTACCAAGGCGGAATTGTCATATCTGTTCGACCGTATCGAGCGTGAATTGGATGCGCGCGGTTTTTTTGATCCGATAATTAATAGAAAACCTGTTATTTTGCGGAATATGCGGACAATGTTTCAGCGGCTGGGGTTGATGGAATCTGATGTGCGAGCCTTTCAGGGTGGGGTAAAGGGTCTGAGCATGAAGGTGAAAGATAAAAAAAATGACGGAAATCACTCATAA
- a CDS encoding alpha/beta fold hydrolase, translated as MTEITHNITAISDIKIHYAESGRDKQDLVLLLHGFPEFWYTWRQQLPDIGERYHAVAPDMRGYNLSDKPEGIKSYRINHLMADMFRLVEQLGHEKFYLVAHDWGAGVAWAMAIAHPEKIKGLVIMNGPHPFIFSELLSKNETQIEQSQYMAYFRNEGIEDDMLANDCEWLLKWTFKEHLATGQMTEEDRQAYLTAWTRPNALKSMLNYYRASPLTPATAENKGKGFGLNPADFVVKVPTLVIWGEEDHALVPENLDGLAELVPDLEIVRLPNVTHWVTHEAPEIVSKEILSFVDKLAGQSQST; from the coding sequence ATGACGGAAATCACTCATAACATAACGGCAATCAGCGATATCAAAATTCATTATGCTGAAAGCGGTAGGGACAAGCAGGACCTGGTCCTGTTGCTACATGGTTTCCCGGAATTTTGGTACACATGGCGGCAACAGCTCCCGGATATTGGCGAAAGGTATCATGCGGTCGCACCGGATATGCGCGGCTATAATCTTTCAGATAAGCCTGAAGGCATTAAATCCTATCGTATCAACCATTTAATGGCCGATATGTTTCGCTTGGTTGAGCAACTGGGACATGAAAAATTCTACCTTGTTGCTCATGACTGGGGGGCTGGTGTTGCCTGGGCCATGGCTATTGCGCATCCGGAAAAGATCAAGGGACTGGTCATCATGAATGGTCCACACCCGTTTATCTTTTCAGAGCTATTATCAAAAAATGAGACGCAAATCGAGCAAAGCCAGTATATGGCCTATTTCCGCAATGAGGGGATAGAAGATGATATGTTGGCAAATGACTGCGAATGGCTGTTGAAATGGACGTTTAAGGAACATTTAGCAACAGGACAGATGACCGAAGAAGACAGGCAGGCCTATTTGACCGCCTGGACACGGCCGAATGCGTTAAAATCCATGCTGAATTATTATCGGGCATCGCCTTTAACACCGGCAACAGCTGAGAATAAGGGAAAAGGATTTGGTCTTAATCCTGCTGATTTCGTCGTGAAGGTACCGACCCTGGTTATATGGGGAGAAGAGGATCACGCATTGGTCCCTGAAAACCTGGATGGATTAGCGGAATTGGTGCCTGATCTTGAGATCGTCAGATTGCCGAATGTAACCCATTGGGTCACCCATGAAGCGCCGGAAATAGTCTCAAAAGAGATCTTGTCATTTGTCGATAAGCTGGCGGGACAATCTCAGTCCACATAA